Proteins encoded together in one Kitasatospora albolonga window:
- a CDS encoding photosystem reaction center subunit H, with protein sequence MGAADGFTDSGELDGLTVYDNEGEKVGSVGRVYVDDDTGKPDWVTVKTGLFGMKESFVPLAGARRVGSDLHVSHSKETVKEAPRVDADAHLSVAEEEELYRHYGMSRKTGNLGDTKGTGTGADAPTVAGTGAMGAAGAGAGAAGAARGTGAPPSAKATGRTTTAAGTTGAAGMAGAGAGTGRHRDTDVSATSRPLAGAGAGTSRAADVSGKDELIRSEEQLHVGTEEYESGRARLHKYVVTEEVTRSVPVSHEEVRVVREPLQPGEKVTGTTDFGEQDVEVTLHAERATVRKEAVPVERVRLETERVTEQKEVSAEVRKEKIDYADGKGMDTGKDTGGEFGQGRRR encoded by the coding sequence ATGGGAGCCGCTGACGGTTTCACGGATTCCGGAGAGCTCGACGGTCTGACCGTGTACGACAACGAGGGCGAGAAGGTCGGCAGTGTGGGCCGGGTGTACGTCGACGACGACACCGGCAAGCCCGACTGGGTCACGGTCAAGACCGGTCTGTTCGGCATGAAGGAGAGCTTCGTACCGCTCGCCGGAGCCCGTCGAGTGGGCTCCGACCTGCACGTCTCGCACTCCAAGGAGACGGTCAAGGAAGCGCCCCGGGTGGACGCGGACGCCCATCTCTCCGTCGCCGAGGAAGAGGAGCTCTACCGGCACTACGGCATGTCCCGGAAGACCGGCAACCTCGGTGACACCAAGGGCACGGGCACCGGGGCCGATGCCCCCACCGTCGCCGGAACCGGCGCCATGGGCGCGGCCGGAGCGGGTGCGGGCGCCGCGGGCGCGGCCCGGGGCACGGGTGCGCCGCCGAGCGCCAAGGCGACCGGCAGGACCACCACGGCCGCCGGGACGACCGGAGCGGCCGGGATGGCCGGGGCGGGTGCCGGTACGGGCAGGCACCGCGACACGGACGTCTCCGCCACGTCCCGTCCGCTGGCGGGCGCCGGAGCGGGCACGTCCCGGGCCGCCGACGTGAGCGGCAAGGACGAGCTGATCCGCTCCGAGGAGCAGCTGCACGTCGGTACGGAGGAGTACGAGAGCGGCCGGGCGAGGCTGCACAAGTACGTGGTGACCGAGGAGGTCACCCGGTCCGTGCCCGTCTCCCACGAGGAGGTGCGGGTGGTCCGCGAGCCGCTCCAGCCCGGCGAGAAGGTGACCGGGACCACGGACTTCGGTGAGCAGGACGTGGAGGTCACCCTGCACGCGGAGCGCGCCACGGTCCGCAAGGAGGCCGTCCCGGTGGAGCGGGTCCGGCTGGAGACCGAGCGGGTCACCGAGCAGAAGGAAGTCTCCGCCGAGGTCCGCAAGGAGAAGATCGACTACGCGGACGGCAAGGGCATGGACACCGGCAAGGACACCGGTGGCGAGTTCGGCCAGGGGCGCCGCCGCTGA
- a CDS encoding histidinol phosphatase, whose protein sequence is MSPTTTGATGGLRAERVGRKAGGRIVLDGVDITPPPGATVGLLGPNGSGKSTLLRVLAGLLAPDTGTVTLDGDPLTALGRRTVARRIAVVDQHAVTQVDLSVLDVVRLGRIPHRRAWSAPDHVDEEAVTDALRRTGLADRAAQSWHTLSGGERQRVQIARALAQRPRELLLDEPTNHLDIQHQLDLLALVAALPLTSVIALHDLNLAAMFCDRITVMKAGRVVAGGTPAEVITEELIEDVYGVRAIVTPDGPDGRPSVRFLPRR, encoded by the coding sequence ATGAGCCCCACCACGACCGGCGCGACCGGCGGCCTGCGCGCCGAACGGGTCGGCCGGAAGGCGGGCGGCCGGATCGTCCTCGACGGCGTGGACATCACCCCGCCGCCCGGCGCCACCGTCGGACTGCTCGGCCCCAACGGCTCCGGCAAGTCCACCCTGCTGCGCGTCCTCGCGGGCCTCCTCGCCCCGGACACCGGCACCGTCACCCTGGACGGCGACCCGCTCACCGCCCTCGGCCGCCGCACCGTGGCCCGGCGCATCGCCGTGGTCGACCAGCACGCCGTCACCCAGGTCGACCTGAGCGTCCTGGACGTCGTACGCCTCGGCCGCATCCCGCACCGCCGCGCCTGGTCCGCCCCGGACCACGTGGACGAGGAGGCCGTCACCGACGCCCTGCGGCGCACCGGACTCGCCGACCGGGCCGCCCAGTCCTGGCACACCCTGTCCGGCGGCGAACGCCAGCGCGTCCAGATCGCCCGCGCACTGGCCCAGCGGCCCCGCGAACTCCTCCTGGACGAGCCCACCAACCACCTGGACATCCAGCACCAGCTGGACCTGCTCGCCCTGGTCGCCGCGCTGCCCCTCACCAGCGTCATCGCCCTGCACGACCTCAACCTCGCCGCGATGTTCTGCGACCGGATCACCGTGATGAAGGCGGGCCGGGTCGTCGCGGGCGGCACCCCGGCCGAGGTCATCACCGAGGAGCTGATCGAGGACGTCTACGGGGTCCGGGCGATCGTCACCCCCGACGGGCCGGACGGACGTCCTTCGGTACGGTTCCTGCCGCGCCGGTAG
- a CDS encoding iron ABC transporter permease, with the protein MAAQQAVGQRTAGQQPFAARQFGGPVQALLWAGGLALLLLSIAVAVTIGPARISVPDVWSAVASHLGFGTSELSPIRDGIIWNLRMPRTLLAAVCGAGLAVCGTVMQSLLRNPLADPFVLGVSSGASTGAVVVVVLGVGGGAVSLSAGAFVGALCSFALVLLLSHTLGSTTDRVVLSGVAAMQLFSALTSFVVMTSADAEQTRGVLFWLLGSLSGVGWGEVALCTAVLAVCLTVCLAHARTLDAFAFGQDAAAALGVNVARTRIVLLCTTALLTAALVSSAGAIGFVGLVLPHAARALTGSGHRRLLPVTALAGAIFLVWVDTLARTVLDPQEVPVGVVTALIGVPAFVLVLYRTRSAS; encoded by the coding sequence ATAGCCGCGCAACAGGCAGTCGGGCAGCGGACGGCCGGGCAACAGCCCTTCGCCGCCCGTCAGTTCGGCGGGCCGGTGCAGGCGCTGCTCTGGGCCGGTGGACTCGCGCTCCTGCTGCTCTCCATAGCCGTCGCCGTCACGATCGGGCCCGCCCGGATCTCCGTCCCCGACGTCTGGTCCGCCGTCGCCTCTCACCTCGGGTTCGGCACCTCGGAGCTGAGCCCGATCCGGGACGGCATCATCTGGAACCTGCGCATGCCCCGCACCCTGCTCGCCGCCGTGTGCGGCGCGGGGCTCGCGGTCTGCGGCACGGTGATGCAGTCCCTGCTGCGCAACCCCCTCGCCGACCCCTTCGTCCTCGGCGTCTCCTCCGGAGCCTCCACCGGGGCGGTCGTGGTGGTCGTCCTCGGGGTCGGCGGGGGAGCGGTGTCGCTCTCGGCCGGGGCCTTCGTGGGGGCCCTCTGCTCCTTCGCCCTGGTCCTGCTGCTCAGCCACACCCTCGGCTCCACCACCGACCGGGTGGTGCTCTCCGGGGTCGCCGCGATGCAGCTCTTCTCCGCCCTGACCTCCTTCGTCGTGATGACCTCCGCCGACGCCGAGCAGACCCGCGGGGTGCTGTTCTGGCTGCTCGGCTCGCTCAGCGGGGTCGGCTGGGGCGAGGTGGCGCTCTGCACCGCCGTCCTCGCCGTCTGCCTGACCGTCTGCCTGGCCCACGCCCGTACGCTCGACGCCTTCGCCTTCGGGCAGGACGCCGCCGCCGCGCTCGGCGTCAACGTGGCCCGCACCCGGATCGTGCTGCTCTGCACCACCGCCCTGCTGACCGCCGCCCTCGTCAGCTCGGCCGGGGCGATCGGCTTCGTCGGCCTGGTCCTCCCGCACGCGGCCCGCGCCCTCACCGGCTCCGGGCACCGGCGCCTCCTGCCGGTCACCGCGCTCGCCGGGGCGATCTTCCTGGTCTGGGTGGACACCCTCGCCCGGACCGTCCTGGACCCGCAGGAGGTGCCCGTCGGGGTGGTCACCGCGCTGATCGGCGTCCCCGCGTTCGTCCTCGTCCTGTACCGCACCCGGAGCGCCTCATGA
- a CDS encoding ABC transporter substrate-binding protein — translation MPQATPAPIRTAALLAAGLVLLTACGGGGTASSAEGGGDKADGFPLTLKNCGRTVTVKAPPQRAVSVDQGSTEILLSLGLADRIAATATWSDPVMKGLEKANEGVERISDNRPSSEKVLDKEPDFLSASFASTLAKGGVAPREQFEKLGVPTYISPADCTGKDNSGGGDGARTAPLTMDSVYTEVRELAQVFGVPERGEALVKKLRARVAKATEGIDGSSTSLLYWFSDSKAPYLAGCCGAPGVITRELGAKNVFDDTHDEWPQISWETVADRNPDVLVIGDLSRTMQTAESAEKKIEFLESNPVTRTMDAVKNRRYVLLSGQAMNPTIRTVEGLERVATGLRDFGLAE, via the coding sequence CTGCCCCAGGCCACCCCCGCCCCCATACGCACCGCCGCCCTGCTCGCGGCGGGACTCGTCCTGCTCACGGCCTGCGGCGGCGGTGGCACCGCCTCGTCCGCCGAGGGCGGCGGCGACAAGGCCGACGGCTTTCCGCTCACCCTGAAGAACTGCGGGCGCACCGTCACGGTGAAGGCGCCGCCCCAGCGGGCTGTCTCGGTCGACCAGGGATCGACGGAGATCCTCCTCTCGCTCGGCCTCGCCGACCGGATCGCGGCCACCGCCACCTGGAGCGACCCGGTGATGAAGGGCCTGGAAAAGGCCAACGAGGGCGTCGAGCGGATCTCCGACAACCGCCCCTCATCGGAGAAGGTCCTCGACAAGGAGCCCGACTTCCTCTCCGCCTCCTTCGCCTCCACCCTCGCCAAGGGCGGCGTCGCACCCCGCGAACAGTTCGAGAAGCTGGGCGTCCCCACCTACATCTCGCCCGCCGACTGCACCGGCAAGGACAACAGCGGCGGCGGCGACGGAGCCCGTACCGCACCCCTCACCATGGACAGCGTCTACACCGAAGTCCGCGAACTGGCCCAGGTGTTCGGCGTCCCCGAGCGGGGCGAGGCCCTGGTGAAGAAGCTCCGGGCCCGGGTGGCGAAGGCCACCGAGGGCATCGACGGGTCCAGCACCTCCCTCCTGTACTGGTTCTCCGACTCCAAAGCCCCCTACCTCGCGGGCTGCTGCGGCGCCCCCGGGGTCATCACCCGGGAGCTCGGCGCGAAGAACGTCTTCGACGACACCCACGACGAATGGCCCCAGATCAGCTGGGAGACCGTCGCCGACCGCAACCCCGACGTCCTGGTCATCGGCGATCTGAGCCGCACGATGCAGACGGCCGAGAGCGCCGAGAAGAAGATCGAGTTCCTGGAGTCCAACCCGGTCACCAGGACCATGGACGCCGTCAAGAACCGCCGGTACGTGCTGCTCAGCGGCCAGGCCATGAACCCCACCATCCGCACGGTCGAGGGACTGGAGCGCGTCGCCACCGGGCTGCGCGACTTCGGGCTCGCGGAGTGA
- a CDS encoding 3-oxoacyl-ACP synthase: MNRPAIAVTGLGMITPAGHTTDTTWDGVRRGGSFARTVPELHGCAVDFACTVTGIDLDDAVGGRTAFRMGRYVKFAVLAAREAVTDAGLDPADWDGSRVAVVVGTSSGGSAGLTEQAVALERRGPEATSPSGILLTIPNMPAAEIAIQMKATGPSLAPCTACSSGVTALSVARDMLTLGQCDIAIAGATESIVFPVAMTGFARSGAAAPRDGDPARLCRPFAADRAGLVMGEGAAIMVLERADDARARGAAPRALLAGTGATTDAHHPTSPHPSGELARVAVEAALADAGWRAEDVDHVNAHGTATPQGDATEAALIGRAYPHRPPVTAPKGVLGHCMGAAGAIEAGLTVLTLQHGLIPPIANLDAPDPGFAIDCVTKVPRELPVRRAVSHSFGFGGHNAVIALRTP, from the coding sequence ATGAACCGACCCGCCATCGCCGTCACCGGCCTGGGCATGATCACCCCGGCCGGCCACACCACCGACACCACCTGGGACGGGGTCCGCCGAGGCGGGTCCTTCGCCCGCACCGTCCCCGAACTGCACGGCTGCGCCGTCGACTTTGCCTGTACGGTCACCGGCATCGACCTGGACGACGCGGTCGGCGGGCGCACCGCCTTCCGCATGGGCCGGTACGTCAAGTTCGCCGTCCTCGCCGCCCGGGAGGCGGTGACCGACGCCGGGCTCGACCCCGCCGACTGGGACGGCTCCCGGGTCGCCGTCGTCGTCGGCACCAGCAGCGGCGGCTCCGCCGGACTCACCGAACAGGCCGTCGCCCTGGAGCGCCGGGGCCCCGAGGCCACCTCGCCCTCGGGCATCCTGCTCACCATCCCGAACATGCCCGCGGCCGAGATCGCCATCCAGATGAAGGCCACGGGGCCCAGCCTGGCACCCTGCACGGCCTGTTCGTCCGGGGTGACCGCCCTGTCCGTGGCCCGCGACATGCTGACGCTGGGCCAGTGCGACATCGCGATCGCCGGAGCCACCGAGTCGATCGTCTTCCCGGTCGCCATGACCGGCTTCGCCCGCTCGGGCGCGGCGGCGCCGCGGGACGGCGACCCCGCCCGCCTCTGCCGCCCCTTCGCCGCCGACCGGGCCGGGCTCGTCATGGGCGAGGGTGCCGCGATCATGGTCCTGGAGCGGGCCGACGACGCCCGCGCCAGAGGAGCGGCCCCCCGGGCGCTGCTGGCCGGCACCGGAGCCACGACCGACGCCCACCACCCCACCAGCCCGCACCCCTCCGGGGAGCTGGCACGGGTGGCCGTCGAAGCGGCGCTGGCCGACGCGGGCTGGCGGGCCGAGGACGTCGACCACGTCAACGCGCACGGGACCGCGACGCCCCAGGGCGACGCGACCGAGGCCGCCCTCATCGGCCGGGCCTACCCGCACCGGCCGCCCGTCACCGCGCCCAAGGGTGTCCTGGGCCACTGCATGGGGGCGGCCGGTGCCATCGAGGCGGGGCTGACCGTCCTGACGCTCCAGCACGGCCTGATCCCGCCGATCGCGAACCTGGACGCCCCCGACCCCGGGTTCGCCATCGACTGCGTCACCAAGGTCCCGCGTGAGCTGCCCGTACGACGGGCCGTCAGCCACTCCTTCGGATTCGGCGGACACAACGCGGTGATCGCCCTCCGGACCCCGTAA
- a CDS encoding acyl carrier protein, translated as MKTQTIHPKIAEVLTGTFKVPAAEILPESTMDSLEMDSLAVAEFAVIIKETLGVTADSEKLYKDATLADISAFIDAAVAGEAADSTVPVSNTR; from the coding sequence GTGAAGACCCAGACCATCCACCCGAAGATCGCCGAGGTGCTGACCGGGACGTTCAAGGTGCCCGCGGCCGAGATCCTGCCGGAGTCCACGATGGACAGCCTGGAGATGGACTCCCTGGCGGTCGCCGAGTTCGCCGTCATCATCAAGGAGACCCTCGGCGTCACCGCCGACTCCGAGAAGCTCTACAAGGACGCCACGCTCGCCGACATCTCCGCGTTCATCGACGCGGCCGTCGCGGGCGAGGCGGCCGACAGTACGGTGCCGGTGAGCAACACCCGATGA
- a CDS encoding acyl-CoA oxidase yields the protein MTLSTHNSPPPSTTDLLTRVLYGDNFRQEHGFWRRLLTTEPFRRAGGGTPDERLALAYHRLRILNGALDSGARLAADPRALAALHEWLGPVDPAMTTVAGIHYNLFLGSLLDHDPGTPRDLADFLELRRIGTFLCTEVAHGNDAAAVETTATYDRERDGFVLHTPHAGAQKFMPNTSPAGGPKTGVVAARLLVDSTDHGVFLLLAPLTDDTGALPGVRVRRLPARMGSPVDHCLTSFDRYFVPRDALLAGEQGRIGRDGRFTSELANRRRRFLHSIGRVTPGKLSMSACAVGSARVTLAIAIRYAGHRLVSGPRAAQRVPVYAHRTHHGPLAGAMATVFAMSLLHRRALDRWESAPEPDRDEAERLVAVAKGWITWQARGVIVECRERCGAQGLLENNGMTELFTGIEGAITAEGDNLAVHAKAAAEMLFSATVGEEAEPGPGELDDPRFLGRLLAAVEALWFTRARERMSAAPSGDPLGRWNAASGAALRGVEAYGYRQAGEAYEQAVAALPDGPARERLTELHRLFALQWIARNSGDLLAAGRLTAEQVSLLPDAVEGLIATVARHAPALVRSFALPERLMSDWPIAGPGYADAYDDPEGAWHRDRRPGATGARTAGFRRAACGSKRRPLREKVAALGTRGVLLAYWGTTSMLSRWFEKPQVSVDESVRPRA from the coding sequence GTGACCCTATCCACGCATAATTCACCCCCGCCCTCCACCACCGATCTGCTCACCCGGGTGCTCTACGGCGACAACTTCCGCCAGGAGCACGGTTTCTGGCGACGGCTGCTCACAACAGAACCGTTTCGGCGGGCCGGTGGCGGCACGCCCGACGAACGGCTCGCCCTCGCCTACCACCGGCTGCGCATCCTCAACGGCGCACTGGACAGCGGCGCGAGGCTCGCCGCCGACCCGCGCGCACTCGCCGCCCTGCACGAATGGCTCGGCCCGGTCGACCCGGCGATGACCACCGTCGCGGGCATCCACTACAACCTCTTCCTCGGCTCCCTCCTCGACCACGACCCGGGCACGCCGCGCGACCTCGCGGACTTCCTGGAGCTGCGGCGCATCGGCACCTTCCTCTGTACGGAGGTGGCGCACGGCAACGACGCGGCGGCCGTCGAGACGACCGCGACGTACGACCGCGAACGCGACGGCTTCGTCCTGCACACCCCGCACGCCGGGGCCCAGAAGTTCATGCCCAACACCAGCCCCGCCGGGGGCCCCAAGACCGGGGTGGTGGCCGCCCGGCTCCTCGTCGACTCCACCGACCACGGGGTCTTCCTCCTCCTCGCCCCGCTCACCGACGACACCGGCGCCCTGCCCGGCGTACGGGTCCGGCGGCTGCCCGCCCGGATGGGCTCCCCGGTCGACCACTGCCTGACCTCCTTCGACCGGTACTTCGTCCCGCGCGACGCGCTGCTCGCCGGGGAGCAGGGGCGGATCGGGCGGGACGGCCGGTTCACCAGCGAACTGGCCAACCGCAGAAGGCGGTTCCTCCACTCCATCGGGCGCGTCACCCCCGGCAAGCTCTCCATGAGCGCCTGCGCGGTCGGCTCCGCCCGGGTCACCCTCGCCATCGCGATCCGGTACGCCGGCCACCGGCTGGTCTCCGGACCGCGGGCCGCGCAGCGCGTTCCGGTCTACGCGCACCGCACCCACCACGGCCCGCTCGCCGGGGCGATGGCCACCGTCTTCGCGATGAGCCTCCTGCACCGCCGGGCCCTGGACCGCTGGGAGTCCGCGCCCGAACCCGACCGGGACGAGGCGGAGCGCCTGGTCGCCGTCGCCAAGGGGTGGATCACCTGGCAGGCGCGCGGCGTCATCGTCGAGTGCCGGGAGCGGTGCGGGGCGCAGGGGCTGCTGGAGAACAACGGCATGACCGAGCTGTTCACCGGTATCGAGGGCGCGATCACCGCCGAGGGCGACAACCTCGCCGTCCACGCCAAGGCCGCCGCCGAGATGCTGTTCAGCGCCACGGTCGGGGAGGAGGCGGAGCCGGGCCCCGGCGAGCTGGACGACCCCCGGTTCCTCGGGCGGCTGCTCGCCGCCGTGGAGGCCCTCTGGTTCACCCGGGCCCGGGAGCGGATGAGCGCGGCCCCCTCCGGCGACCCGCTCGGCCGCTGGAACGCCGCGTCGGGGGCCGCGCTGCGCGGGGTGGAGGCGTACGGCTACCGGCAGGCGGGCGAGGCGTACGAGCAGGCCGTCGCCGCGCTGCCCGACGGACCGGCCCGCGAGCGGCTGACCGAGCTGCACCGGCTCTTCGCCCTCCAGTGGATCGCCCGCAACAGCGGTGACCTCCTCGCCGCCGGACGGCTGACCGCCGAACAGGTGTCCTTGCTGCCCGACGCGGTGGAGGGGCTCATCGCGACCGTGGCCCGGCACGCCCCGGCCCTGGTGAGGTCCTTCGCGCTGCCGGAGCGCCTGATGTCCGACTGGCCGATCGCCGGACCCGGCTACGCGGACGCCTACGACGACCCGGAGGGGGCCTGGCACCGCGACCGCAGGCCGGGGGCCACCGGGGCCCGCACGGCCGGTTTCCGGCGGGCCGCCTGTGGCAGCAAGAGGCGCCCGCTGCGCGAGAAGGTGGCGGCGCTCGGCACCCGGGGCGTGCTGCTGGCGTACTGGGGGACCACCTCGATGCTCTCCCGATGGTTCGAGAAGCCGCAGGTGAGCGTAGACGAATCGGTTCGCCCCAGGGCGTAA